Genomic DNA from Candidatus Omnitrophota bacterium:
CAGGAAAAAATAGACCTCTTCCGCAGCGCAGGATATTGCCCCGACTGCCCTGACCGCTTTGCAGGGGAAGGCGGCTGGGGCCTGCGATGCTTGGGCCCAGATGGGCCAAACCATCCTGAACGAAACGAGTGGGTTCGTCCGACAAATTTACGTTCGCCCCGGCTCCGCAAATTTGGGACTCATTAGAAAATCTTATTAGCGAGAATCCCCCAAAGGATGATCTGGGGAACCGTAATGATGGGAAGCCAGATGGCTGTCCTGCGGCCGACATTGTGCCACAACAGGCCGATCTCCGTGTAGTCCGTCGCGACCCCGGCCATCAAAAAAACAAAGCTGTTGCCCAAAGCCCCTGTCTGGCGGTAGATCTCGAAAGCCAGCGGCGCGGTCCCTTCCGAACAAACCTCCAAGACCGTGGCCAAGCCCAGGGTCACCGTCATCCCGAGAACTCCTGGCCCCATGTATTGCTGAAAAACATGAGCCGGAATATACGCCCCGGCCAAGCTCGCGAGGCCCATGCCGATCAATATCCACCACAGGACCATCTCTCCCAACGCCCAGGCCCCTCGCATGACGCCGCGGACATCGCTGATGAACTGGGCCCCCGTCAACCGGTAAACGCTTGCGCGGCGCGAAAAATCCTCCCCGATCGAAAACGCGCTGTCGTACTCCAGCGTGTTCGGGTTCCTGTCCACCCCGTTTTTCGATTCCAAAAACTGAAAGATCATGCCCGTCGTCAGGGCCACGGCCACCGCCGCAAAAATGATATACAGCGATTTTACCACGCCGAAAAATCCGATCAAGATCAGGGTCAGGGGCAGATTGGCCCATGGGCTGGCCAGCAAAAAAGCCACCACCGCCGGAGTGGACGCGCCTTTTTTATAAAGCTGGATGGACAGGGCCAAAATCCCGTGACAGCAGGCGCTGGCCAGGAACCCCAAACCGACGGCGTAAAAAATCGTCCGCCGTTTTCGCCGGGCCAGGACTTGCGAAATATACTGCTTCGGGACGAAATGCTCAAGCATCCCTCCGAGGACCAGCCCCAAAAGCACGGCCCACCAGATGGTCCGCAGATACATGTACAGGTTGTGCCGGAAAGGCTCGAGGAAGGGGAGAAGATAAGACAAACCGCACAACACGGCCAAGACGCATGCGACAATAAGCGCCCTGGAATACACCGGGCCCGCGGAGGCCGGACGGCAGCAAGAAGGATGGCCTGCGGCCTGTGGATCTGTCGGGGGAAGGGTCTCTACCATTTTTTAAAAACAAAAAATACGGCCAGAATGATCAGGGCGAACCCAACAAAATAATTCCACTTGAGTTCTTCCTTCAGATAGGCCACAGAAAAGACGCAGAAGACGATCAGGGTTATCACTTCCTGGATGGTTTTAAGCTGGGCCGCGGGGAAATGGGCGTGGCCGATGCGGTTGGCCGGAACCTGAAAACAGTATTCCGCAAACGCGATCAGCCAGCTGATCAAAATGACCTTGAACAGCGGTGATGACTTGAACTTCAGGTGCCCGTACCAGGCAAAGGTCATAAAAATATTAGAAACGGTTAATAACGCGATGGTCTTCATGGAACAACGGCATCCTTTCTGTTCAGTCTGAAACGACGGGGTTCATAAAGTTATCGCCATACCACATCGCCCCTCGGTTTCAATGGACGACGCCCACTCCGTACTCATAAACCATGCGCCCGCCGAAATAGCCGGTCGCCACCGCGGCCGCGGCTGCGGCCAGGACCAAAAACACAAAAACAACGCGGAAAATCGGTCTGCGGTTACGATTCAGCCACCAGAGGACCGCAAGCCCGCCGATCCCGATCCCGGTGGTCAAAAACCCCAACCGTTCGTGTTTTTCCAATAATGGATGCTTCAGATGCAGCCGCTCCTCTTCCCCCAGTCCCGTAAAAACGGCGGCCGGCGCTGTCAGGGCCCCCAGGATGAACAGATGCACGGCTGTCCGATGCCAGGCATCGCTCTTAAAAATCCGGGAACCGATTTCAACACCCGCCGCCGCCACAAACAGAGCGATCGGGAAATGGACGGCGACCGGATGAATCGTCATCGGCATGTCCATGACAGGATCTCCTTACTTGTTGCCCTTGAGTTCTTCGTTGACCTTCTCGATGTACTTCTCAGGGTCCTTCTGGAAATCCGTAAGGCACATCTTGCAACAGAAGTTGTAGACCTTCCCCTGGTGTTCGTACTTGACCGGGTCCCCCATCCCCCCGATTTTATGCCCGCTCACCGGACAGATTTTGTTGCCGACGTCCACGGCTGCGGACGGGACCGCAGGGGCCTCTTCCGCCGCCGCTGCGCCGTGATCGTGGCCGACGTGCTCCCCCTCCTCAGCCAGGGCCAAAGACGGCACGGCCAGGACGGCCAACAGGGCCATCATCATGAGTGCGTTTTTCATCTGTACTCCTCCTTCGTGTTTGTTCGGATTTGTTTTACTTCTTCAAAGAATTCTTATACATCTCGCAGGTCACGCAATACCCCTGCCAGGCGGACACCAGAAACAAGGCGCCCAGTACCATCACGACCCATTTCCCCCAACTCACAAACGCGGCCAGGATCATGATAACTCCAAAAACCGTGCGGGTGAATCGTTCCTCGGGCTTCATGTTGTTGATGCGTCCCATAGAAAACCCCTCCGTTTCTTAAGTGGCCGCAGTCTTCCCGATCCACGCGGCTTTTCCCTCTTTCATCTCGAAATGCCATTTCCAGATGAAATAGACCACAGGATAAACCAGCAGTTCCAGGGCAAATGACGTAACCAGTCCTCCCACCATGGGTGCCGCGACCCGTTTCATCATGTCCGCGCCCGTGCCGGTGGCCCACATGATCGGCAAAAGACCCATGAAGGCCGCCATGACCGTCATCATCTTCGGCCGCACGCGCTTGACCGCGCCGTGGACGATGGCCTCTTCCAGGTCCACGATGGTGCGCATCCGGCCTTTCCTCACGGCATCCTGGTAGGAAAGGTCCAAAAACAGCAGCATGAAGACACCGGTTTCGGCGTCCAGTCCCATCAGGGCGATCATCCCGACCCATACGGCGATCGAAATATTATACCCCAGAATCCACAACAGCCACACAGCGCCGATCAAAGAAAACGGCACAGCCAGAAGGACAATGCCGGTCTTGACGACGGATCGGGTGTTGAAATACAGCAACAGGCAAATGATGAACAGCGTCAGAGGAATCACGACCTTCAGCCGTTCCTTGACGCGGATCATGTTCTCAAACTGACCGCTCCAGATCAGGCCGTAGCCTTCCGGGAGTTTCAGCTCCTTGCCCACCTTCTGCTTGGCTTCGGCCACATACCCGCCGATGTCCCGGCCGGTGATGTCCACAAAGACATACCCGGCGAGAAGCCCGTTCTCGTTGCGGATCATGGCCGGCCCCGAACGCAGGACGATGTCGGCGACCTGTGCGAGCGGGATATGCTGGCCCGAAGGCGTTGGGACCAGGACGCGTTTGAGTTTTTCCATATCGTTGCGCATCTCCCGCGGGTACCGGACGCTGACCGGATACCGCTCCCGGCCTTCCACGGTCGTGGTGATCTCCTCCCCGCCGATGGCGGACACGATCACCATCTGCGCGTCGTCCACGGAGAGCCCATAACGGGCCAATTCTTCCCGCTTCAGGTCAAAATCCAGGAAGTACCCTCCGGCGACACGCTCGGCGTAAGCACTGCGCGTACCCGGGATCTTTTTCAGGATCGTCTCAACTTGCATCCCCAGCTCTTCGATCTTCTTGATGTCGTCCCCCAGGATCTTGATGCCGATGGGCGTGCGGACGCCCGTCGAAAGCATGTCGATCCTGTTCTTGATCGGCATGGTCCAGGCGTTGCTTGTGCCCGGGATCTTGAGCGCCCTGTCCATTTCATTGATCAGGTCCTCACGCGCGATCCGGTCCCGCCAAACGGGGCGGAACGGCTTTTGCAGGATCTCCGGCATCCACGAATACCACCGGTTGACCTTGCGCCATTCGCTCTCGGGCTTGAGCAGGACAACCGTCTCCATCATGGAAAACGGCGCCGGGTCCGTCGAGCTTTCGATGCGCCCGGCCTTGCCGAACACCTTCTCCACTTCCGGGAACCCTTTCAGGATTTTGTCCTGGGTCTGCAGGAGTTTCTGCGCCTCGGTGACAGAGATCCCCGGCAGGGTCGTCGGCATGTACAAAAGATTCCCTTCCCAGAGCGGCGGCATGAATTCGCTGCCCAGCCGCAAATAAACAGGGATCGTGGTCAAAACAAGGATCAGCGCCGTGATGATCGTGGCTTTGCGCTTTTTCAAAACAAAGCGGCAGATGGGTTCATAAAACCGGAACAGCTGTTTGCTGATCGGATGTTTCTCCTCCGGATAATACGTCCCAACCATCAGCGCTGTCGCGGCCCTGGACGCCCACGGCCAT
This window encodes:
- a CDS encoding permease, giving the protein MYLRTIWWAVLLGLVLGGMLEHFVPKQYISQVLARRKRRTIFYAVGLGFLASACCHGILALSIQLYKKGASTPAVVAFLLASPWANLPLTLILIGFFGVVKSLYIIFAAVAVALTTGMIFQFLESKNGVDRNPNTLEYDSAFSIGEDFSRRASVYRLTGAQFISDVRGVMRGAWALGEMVLWWILIGMGLASLAGAYIPAHVFQQYMGPGVLGMTVTLGLATVLEVCSEGTAPLAFEIYRQTGALGNSFVFLMAGVATDYTEIGLLWHNVGRRTAIWLPIITVPQIILWGILANKIF
- a CDS encoding DMT family protein, giving the protein MKTIALLTVSNIFMTFAWYGHLKFKSSPLFKVILISWLIAFAEYCFQVPANRIGHAHFPAAQLKTIQEVITLIVFCVFSVAYLKEELKWNYFVGFALIILAVFFVFKKW
- a CDS encoding YHS domain-containing protein produces the protein MKNALMMMALLAVLAVPSLALAEEGEHVGHDHGAAAAEEAPAVPSAAVDVGNKICPVSGHKIGGMGDPVKYEHQGKVYNFCCKMCLTDFQKDPEKYIEKVNEELKGNK
- a CDS encoding DUF2892 domain-containing protein, whose product is MGRINNMKPEERFTRTVFGVIMILAAFVSWGKWVVMVLGALFLVSAWQGYCVTCEMYKNSLKK
- a CDS encoding efflux RND transporter permease subunit; the protein is MNNNLSQEDFHPGAEKPEGLVEKIIGFSARNKFLVILLVVAAMVGAVWSVKNIPLDAIPDLSDTQVIIYSRWDRSPDIIEDQVTYPIVTAMLGAPNVKAIRGFSDFGYSYVYVIFKDGTDIYWARSRTLEYLSKISSRLPEGVKTELGPDATGVGWVFQYALVDKSGKQSLQELRSFQDWYLRYHLQSVPGVAEVASIGGFVKQYQITVDPNKLLAYNIPITSVIEAVRKGNKETGGRLLEFSGAEYMVRGHGYAKSVGDLEQIVVDLQPDGTPVLVKNLANVVIGPDIRRGLSDYNGEGDVVGGTVIMRSGENALSVIKRVKAKIKDIEPSLPPGVKVDVVYDRSELILQAIDTLKHQLIEEMIIVSLVILLFLWHFPSAVIPIVTIPVAVLLSFIPLYGMHLTSNIMSLAGIAISIGVLVDGAIVEVENAYKRLEQWIEGGRKGDFHTVRLKALKEVGPSVFFSLLVIAVAFMPIFTLVDQEGRLFKPLAWAKNLAMAIAAILAVTLDPAMRMLFTRMDPIKLKWPWASRAATALMVGTYYPEEKHPISKQLFRFYEPICRFVLKKRKATIITALILVLTTIPVYLRLGSEFMPPLWEGNLLYMPTTLPGISVTEAQKLLQTQDKILKGFPEVEKVFGKAGRIESSTDPAPFSMMETVVLLKPESEWRKVNRWYSWMPEILQKPFRPVWRDRIAREDLINEMDRALKIPGTSNAWTMPIKNRIDMLSTGVRTPIGIKILGDDIKKIEELGMQVETILKKIPGTRSAYAERVAGGYFLDFDLKREELARYGLSVDDAQMVIVSAIGGEEITTTVEGRERYPVSVRYPREMRNDMEKLKRVLVPTPSGQHIPLAQVADIVLRSGPAMIRNENGLLAGYVFVDITGRDIGGYVAEAKQKVGKELKLPEGYGLIWSGQFENMIRVKERLKVVIPLTLFIICLLLYFNTRSVVKTGIVLLAVPFSLIGAVWLLWILGYNISIAVWVGMIALMGLDAETGVFMLLFLDLSYQDAVRKGRMRTIVDLEEAIVHGAVKRVRPKMMTVMAAFMGLLPIMWATGTGADMMKRVAAPMVGGLVTSFALELLVYPVVYFIWKWHFEMKEGKAAWIGKTAAT